In one Rhopalosiphum padi isolate XX-2018 chromosome 3, ASM2088224v1, whole genome shotgun sequence genomic region, the following are encoded:
- the LOC132925749 gene encoding uncharacterized protein LOC132925749 has product MSAIKRDRQAGRLCPPMVYMENYEVAFVDNGPPMYGCAYIAHDRSLTNSPLFHLWLERQPSFEPTYCKNMSNMDHYIFECLTKDDSHDKDEFEKGFQYMSLYEYTANASDNVRQFDRQSYRCAVFVADDYVNYGVVVIRMALSKGIAHYYHESLCNGLSNLLSDRDLKYDPPSQQNWPKGSKYVFVMGDLQPKRRIITTTTTTTPKPQLDYFDYLSMVLAHRPKY; this is encoded by the exons ATGTCTGCAATAA AAAGGGATAGACAGGCTGGCCGACTTTGTCCTCCAATGGTATACATGGAAAACTACGAGGTAGCTTTTGTAGATAATGGACCGCCTATGTACGGATGCGCCTACATAGCACACGACCGGTCATTGACCAATTCACCATTGTTTCATTTGTGGCTCGAACGTCAACCAAGTTTCGAGCCCACCTATTGCAAGAACATGAGTA ATATGGaccattatatttttgagtGCTTGACAAAAGATGATTCACACGATAAGGATGAATTTGAAAAAGGCTTTCAGTATATGTCGCTATACGAATATACAGCAAATGCATCTGACAATGTAAGACAATTCGACAGGCAATCCTACAGGTGTGCC GTGTTCGTGGCTGATGATTACGTCAACTATGGGGTTGTGGTAATCCGGATGGCACTTAGCAAGGGTATAGCACACTATTATCACGAATCACTGTGCAATGGTCTATCGAATTTGCTGTCAGATAGAGATCTGAAGTACGACCCTCCGTCGCAACAAAATTGGCCTAAAGGATCTAAGTATGTATTTGTAATGGGAGACCTTCAGCCCAAAAGACGTATAATAACAACTACTACAACAACTACACCAAAACCTCAATtagattattttgattatttatccaTGGTATTGGCTCATCGTcctaaatattag